AACAGCAGCAGAACATCAAGAAAGGTGAGGAGAACTGGAACGGGTTCAAGGCAAAGAAACCGCAGCACAAGGGCTAATCCCGCCGGCGATCAAACATATACGGCGATGCGAAGGACGATCTTCGGTCGCCGTTCTTATTCTTAAGTGCCCGGAATACCTTGGATCGCAATTGGAATAAAGTGTCGAGGATCATTTGACCATGAATGCTGAAAAAGAACGACTCCGACAGTCAGACGAACGGACGAAACACTGGAAACGCTGGGGACCATATTTAAGCGAACGAGCCTGGGGTACCGTTCGCGAGGATTACAGTCCGGACGGATCGGCTTGGGACTATTTCCCACACGATCATGCCCGTTCGCGGGCATATCGATGGAACGAAGACGGCATTGCGGGGATCTCCGATCGCCATCAGAAGATGTGCTTCGCGCTCGCTCTTTGGAATGGTCAGGACCCGATCCTTAAGGAGCGTTTATTCGGACTTACCGGCAGCGAGGGCAACCACGGCGAGGACGTCAAAGAGATCTACTACTATCTCGATTCTACGCCGACGCACTCGTATATGAAGTTCCTGTATAAGTACCCGCAATCCGAATTTCCATACGTGAAATTGATCGAAGAGAACCGAGATCGCGACAAGAACGAACGCGAATTCGAGTTGATCGACACCGGGATCTTTGACGACGACAAATATTTCGATGTTTTCGTCGAATACGCAAAGTCCGACGTCGAGGATATTCTGATCAAGATCACTGTTGCGAATCGTGGTGATGAAGCCGCGCAGATCAACGTGCTGCCAACTATCTGGTTCCGAAATACGTGGGCCTGGAACGCTTCAGATCCGAATTGTGGAATACGGAAGGCAGATGTCGGTGTCTTAGAGCTCGAATGTCCCGAGTACGGAAAAAGGTGGCTCTATTGCGAAGGCTCGCCGGAGTTGCTGTTCACGGAAAATGAAACGAATAGTGAACGGCTTTTTGGCAGTAAGAGTCGCACACCGTTCGTTAAGGACGGGATCAACGATTATATAGTTCAGGGCCGTGCTGATCGCATAAACCGAGCGGAAGTCGGTACAAAGGCATCAGCGAACTACAAGCTCAATGTTCCCGCGAAATCGCAGATCAGCGTGCGGCTTCGACTTTCAGACATCGATCTCACCGGTATCAGAGCATTGACCAAAAGCAGATCGACCTCTGCATCGATTCGGGCTGGCGGCGCCGACCCTTTTGCAGATTTTGATAATTGCTTTGCAGCACGCATTCGCGAAGCTGATGATCATTACGCATCGATCGTTCCCCCGGAGCTCTCTGAAGATGCAAGGAACGTTCAGCGGCAGGCATTTGCGGGAATGCTCTGGTCGAAACAGTTTTACCACTACGTGGTGAAGGACTGGCTCGAAGGTGACAATAGCAAGGCGATCCCCCCAGCCGAACGCCTTCACGGGCGAAACAGCGAATGGCGGCATCTGTACAATGCAGACATTATCTCGATGCCCGACAAATGGGAATATCCGTGGTATGCGGCCTGGGATCTTGCTTTTCACTGCATCCCGCTCGCACTGATCGATCCGAACTTCGCAAAAGAACAGCTATTGCTTATGCTGCGCGAATGGTACATGCACCCGAATGGACAGATCCCCGCTTATGAATGGGCTTACGGCGATGTGAATCCCCCGGTTCACGCATGGGCCGCGATGCGGGTTTATCAGATCGAAAAGAAACGCACCGGTCGCGGCGATCGCAAGTTCCTCGCGAGAGTTTTCCATAAGCTGCTGCTCAATTTCACTTGGTGGGTGAACCGCAAGGATTCGGAGGGCATGAATGTCTTCGAAGGCGGTTTTCTCGGCCTCGACAATATCGGCGTCTTTGACCGATCGCGTCCGTTGCCGACCGGCGGAAAGCTGGCACAGTCTGACGGGACGAGCTGGATGGCAATGTACTGCCTTAATATGCTCGCGATCGCGCTGGAGCTTGCCGTCGAAGATAGCACCTACGAGGATGTCGCGAGTAAGTTCTGGGAACACTTCCTGCATATTTCAGATGCGATGAATAATCTGGGCTCCGAAGGTATTTCGCTTTGGGACGACGATGACGGGTTTTACTACGATGTGCTGCATCTGCACGGCGAGGGCAACAAGCCGCTGAAGGTCCGTTCGATGGTCGGCCTGATACCGCTTTTTGCGGTGAGCACGATCGAGCCCGAAGCGCTCGACGCACTGCCGAATTTCCGGCGTCGGTTGCAATGGTTCATAGACAATCGCCCCGATCTCACCGCAAACGTTGCGTGTATGCGAACCCCCGGCATGGGCGAACGCCGACTTTTGGCCGTTGTTTATCGCGAGCGGCTTGAGAGCGTTCTAAGTGTAATGCTCGACGAAACCGAGTTTCTTTCGCCATTTGGCGTCCGGGCTGTATCAAGGTTCCACAAAGCCAATCCGTACATATTGAACGTGAATGGGGAGGAACATCGCGTCGACTATGAACCGGGCGAATCTTCCAGCGGCCTGTTTGGGGGAAATTCCAACTGGCGTGGGCCGATCTGGTTTCCGGTCAATTATCTATTGATCGAATCGCTGCAGAAGTTCCATCACTACTACGGCGATGACCTCAAAGTTGAATGCCCGACGGGTTCGGGGAATTTCTTGAACCTTTGGGAGGTTTCGCAGGAATTATCGCGGCGGCTTTCGAGTATATTCTTGCGGAACGGCGATGATATGCGCCCGGTGTTCGGCAAGAATGAGAGGTTTCAAACAGACGAGCATTTTCGTGATCACGTCTTGTTCTACGAGTATTTTCATGGCGATGACGGTTCGGGCGTTGGTGCGAGCCATCAGACCGGTTGGACCGGACTCGTCGCAAAACTGCTCCAGCAGAATCGAAGCTGAATCTTCCGGTGAGAGGTTTGGAAGGCCATATTCGGTCCGCCCACTTTCCCGCAAACTGATGGAATAATTCGCATTATCCGGTTGATCTAACAGTTGCGTACGATTTCAAGCATGGAAGAATTATGGATCACACTGTAACAGAAGAGCCTAAAAGATATGACGGTCCCGGCCGGACGACAACCGAACGCCATGCGGTTATCCTCGCTGGCGGGGACGGTTCGCGTTTGAGGTCATTGACGCGTGCCATTGCCGGAGATGAGCGTCCAAAACAGTTCTGTCCGATTCTGAACGATCGAACGTTGTTGGAGGAGACACGCGATCGGGTGGCATTGAAGATCAAGCCCGAGAACACATTCTTCAGCCTGACTCAGAAACATGAACCGTTTTACAAACACTCTCTTTGGGATGTTTCAGAAGCGAACCGGGTAGTTCAGCCGATCAACAGAGGTACCGCTCCTGCGATACTCTATAGCCTATTGCGTATCGCAAATAATTCGCCTGAAGCAACGGTCGCCTTCTTTCCTTCAGATCATTATTTCTCGGACAACGAAGAATTTATGGAAATGGTGGAAAGCGCATTTCGTGCCGTCGAAATAAACCCCCATTCGGTCGTTTTGCTTGGTTTTGAGGCAACGAAAGCGGAGACGTCGTACGGGTGGATCGAGCCGGTCGAATCGCTTTTCGGCGGTCTTACGCATTCGGTCAGCCGGGTGAAGCGGTTTTGGGAAA
The DNA window shown above is from Chloracidobacterium sp. and carries:
- a CDS encoding glucosidase, giving the protein MNAEKERLRQSDERTKHWKRWGPYLSERAWGTVREDYSPDGSAWDYFPHDHARSRAYRWNEDGIAGISDRHQKMCFALALWNGQDPILKERLFGLTGSEGNHGEDVKEIYYYLDSTPTHSYMKFLYKYPQSEFPYVKLIEENRDRDKNEREFELIDTGIFDDDKYFDVFVEYAKSDVEDILIKITVANRGDEAAQINVLPTIWFRNTWAWNASDPNCGIRKADVGVLELECPEYGKRWLYCEGSPELLFTENETNSERLFGSKSRTPFVKDGINDYIVQGRADRINRAEVGTKASANYKLNVPAKSQISVRLRLSDIDLTGIRALTKSRSTSASIRAGGADPFADFDNCFAARIREADDHYASIVPPELSEDARNVQRQAFAGMLWSKQFYHYVVKDWLEGDNSKAIPPAERLHGRNSEWRHLYNADIISMPDKWEYPWYAAWDLAFHCIPLALIDPNFAKEQLLLMLREWYMHPNGQIPAYEWAYGDVNPPVHAWAAMRVYQIEKKRTGRGDRKFLARVFHKLLLNFTWWVNRKDSEGMNVFEGGFLGLDNIGVFDRSRPLPTGGKLAQSDGTSWMAMYCLNMLAIALELAVEDSTYEDVASKFWEHFLHISDAMNNLGSEGISLWDDDDGFYYDVLHLHGEGNKPLKVRSMVGLIPLFAVSTIEPEALDALPNFRRRLQWFIDNRPDLTANVACMRTPGMGERRLLAVVYRERLESVLSVMLDETEFLSPFGVRAVSRFHKANPYILNVNGEEHRVDYEPGESSSGLFGGNSNWRGPIWFPVNYLLIESLQKFHHYYGDDLKVECPTGSGNFLNLWEVSQELSRRLSSIFLRNGDDMRPVFGKNERFQTDEHFRDHVLFYEYFHGDDGSGVGASHQTGWTGLVAKLLQQNRS